In the genome of Siniperca chuatsi isolate FFG_IHB_CAS linkage group LG17, ASM2008510v1, whole genome shotgun sequence, one region contains:
- the cspg5b gene encoding chondroitin sulfate proteoglycan 5b isoform X2, which produces MARADSRLGTWQVLLTISMVIIPLSAHGRHSLARRHHHHNQSSVNKEALNTRMVLSDDSAEREHLIGAGLGLGAKLPLSSTKHHHSHKHAHLDIVEEDPPVGEELIAGGAGPDQPGNPLSDDVITVEFHSPAPDIVPSDVALDWAKAPKPQKQKGGDPTAWTLSDFYDYLSPDDDLSALDTTPEPEPTVSPLADMEDENPLLAGSPAVPDNVRPNVDSGPSLPAPPMPGLDKGDGLGLGGAMGTDGCRLGFVRSGPGVCVSQCDIESNFCFNGGVCTVVAGMGAFCRCNVQDYIWNKGTRCDWAITEFQVMCVVVGVSSLVLILLFMIIVFFAKRLHRLKNENRRLRKRSKYRPQSSEPQTDGLSVSTTADGSQPNRPSTTSYTWEYKPRNPYNHFQDEPPKQEDPAKSPQPKEEGSMNILNSHSPKHENNRPTSVVHNHGHTPNNTEENAEDGVTIGLEVLLPKDAKLHAETSPPLQYDVFLYKVANNEDSSSPSHAPPTHSANSYSSHPMPKSPKTPKSPKMPKSPKSPKHPTSNREPLSGRHSSPGRHSSPGRHPSPSRHSVPGCYSSPTCHPSSHHSPSQYKCMPASSSTPPQLRRPRGRSQAPGSEHSITGRDYQSGHIRPSPSSPHLTQPPPSPSRVKYSPVSTRSLPPLS; this is translated from the exons GGAGGCATTCACTGGCCAGGCGCCATCATCACCATAACCAATCATCTGTCAACAAGGAGGCCTTGAACACCAGGATGGTGCTCAGTGATGACTCGGCAGAGAGGGAGCACCTGATCGGAGCAGGGCTCGGGCTCGGGGCTAAACTCCCACTCAGCTCCACCAAACATCACCATTCTCATAAACATGCCCACCTAGACATCGTAGAAGAGGACCCCCCTGTGGGGGAGGAGCTCATTGCAGGAGGGGCGGGTCCAGACCAGCCCGGAAACCCCTTGTCCGATGACGTCATCACTGTGGAGTTTCACAGCCCTGCGCCAGATATTGTGCCCTCTGATGTTGCTCTGGATTGGGCCAAAGCCCCAAAACCCCAGAAGCAAAAAGGGGGAGACCCTACTGCATGGACGCTTTCGGACTTTTACGACTACCTGTCCCCTGATGACGACCTCTCGGCGTTAGATACGACCCCAGAACCTGAGCCCACTGTTTCACCCCTGGCTGACATGGAGGATGAGAATCCTCTCCTGGCTGGTTCTCCTGCTGTTCCTGACAATGTGAGGCCTAACGTGGACAGCGGACCCTCCTTACCAGCTCCTCCCATGCCAGGGCTGGACAAGGGTGATGGGTTAGGCTTAGGTGGCGCCATGGGGACTGATGGCTGCAGGCTGGGCTTTGTTCGATCTGGGcctggggtgtgtgtgtctcagtgtgacATTGAATCCAATTTCTGCTTCAATGGAGGAGTGTGCACCGTGGTGGCAGGAATGGGAGCCTTCTGCAg GTGCAATGTGCAGGACTACATCTGGAACAAAGGCACGCGCTGCGATTGGGCGATCACAGAGTTCCAGGTgatgtgtgtggtggtgggcGTGTCCTCCCTGGtgctcatcctcctcttcatgATTATCGTGTTCTTTGCCAAAAGGCTGCACCGCCTCAAGAATGAGAACAGGCGCCTTCGCAAacgcag TAAGTACCGCCCACAGAGCAGCGAGCCACAGACGGACGGCCTCTCAGTTTCCACAACAGCCGACGGCTCGCAGCCAAAC AGGCCATCAACAACCAGCTATACCTGGGAATATAAACCCAGAAACCCTTATAACCACTTCCAG GATGAGCCTCCGAAGCAGGAGGACCCAGCAAAGTCCCCACAACCCAAGGAAGAGGGATCAATGAACATCCTCAACTCTCATTCCCCCAAACATGAGAACAACCGCCCAACCTCTGTCGTCCACAACCACGGCCACACCCCGAACAACACAGAGGAGAACGCTGAG GATGGAGTCACTATTGGCCTGGAAGTACTCCTCCCCAAAGATGCCAAGCTCCACGCAGAGACCAGCCCGCCCCTTCAGTATGATGTCTTCCTCTACAAGGTTGCCAACAATGAAGACTCTTCCTCTCCCAGCCATGCCCCTCCCACTCACAGCGCCAACTCTTACTCCTCTCATCCCATGCCCAAATCGCCCAAGACACCCAAGTCGCCCAAGATGCCTAAGTCACCCAAATCACCCAAACACCCAACCAGTAACCGTGAACCCTTGTCCGGGAGGCACTCCTCACCTGGCCGTCACTCCTCACCTGGTCGCCACCCATCACCCAGTCGTCATTCTGTGCCTGGGTGTTATTCTTCCCCCACCTGCCATCCGTCCTCCCACCACTCTCCCTCCCAGTACAAATGCATGcctgcttcctcctccaccccGCCTCAGTTACGCAGGCCTAGAGGTCGGTCGCAAGCTCCAGGCTCAGAACACTCAATCACTGGGAGAGATTACCAGAGTGGACACATTCGTccatccccctcctcccctcaccTCACCCagcctcctccatcaccatccaGAGTCAAGTACAGCCCGGTCAGCACCCGGTCCCTGCCACCACTCTCCTGA
- the cspg5b gene encoding chondroitin sulfate proteoglycan 5b isoform X1, whose amino-acid sequence MARADSRLGTWQVLLTISMVIIPLSAHGRHSLARRHHHHNQSSVNKEALNTRMVLSDDSAEREHLIGAGLGLGAKLPLSSTKHHHSHKHAHLDIVEEDPPVGEELIAGGAGPDQPGNPLSDDVITVEFHSPAPDIVPSDVALDWAKAPKPQKQKGGDPTAWTLSDFYDYLSPDDDLSALDTTPEPEPTVSPLADMEDENPLLAGSPAVPDNVRPNVDSGPSLPAPPMPGLDKGDGLGLGGAMGTDGCRLGFVRSGPGVCVSQCDIESNFCFNGGVCTVVAGMGAFCRCNVQDYIWNKGTRCDWAITEFQVMCVVVGVSSLVLILLFMIIVFFAKRLHRLKNENRRLRKRSKYRPQSSEPQTDGLSVSTTADGSQPNVRKLCDTPPAAPQAHTHNLAYYDNIICQDEPPKQEDPAKSPQPKEEGSMNILNSHSPKHENNRPTSVVHNHGHTPNNTEENAEDGVTIGLEVLLPKDAKLHAETSPPLQYDVFLYKVANNEDSSSPSHAPPTHSANSYSSHPMPKSPKTPKSPKMPKSPKSPKHPTSNREPLSGRHSSPGRHSSPGRHPSPSRHSVPGCYSSPTCHPSSHHSPSQYKCMPASSSTPPQLRRPRGRSQAPGSEHSITGRDYQSGHIRPSPSSPHLTQPPPSPSRVKYSPVSTRSLPPLS is encoded by the exons GGAGGCATTCACTGGCCAGGCGCCATCATCACCATAACCAATCATCTGTCAACAAGGAGGCCTTGAACACCAGGATGGTGCTCAGTGATGACTCGGCAGAGAGGGAGCACCTGATCGGAGCAGGGCTCGGGCTCGGGGCTAAACTCCCACTCAGCTCCACCAAACATCACCATTCTCATAAACATGCCCACCTAGACATCGTAGAAGAGGACCCCCCTGTGGGGGAGGAGCTCATTGCAGGAGGGGCGGGTCCAGACCAGCCCGGAAACCCCTTGTCCGATGACGTCATCACTGTGGAGTTTCACAGCCCTGCGCCAGATATTGTGCCCTCTGATGTTGCTCTGGATTGGGCCAAAGCCCCAAAACCCCAGAAGCAAAAAGGGGGAGACCCTACTGCATGGACGCTTTCGGACTTTTACGACTACCTGTCCCCTGATGACGACCTCTCGGCGTTAGATACGACCCCAGAACCTGAGCCCACTGTTTCACCCCTGGCTGACATGGAGGATGAGAATCCTCTCCTGGCTGGTTCTCCTGCTGTTCCTGACAATGTGAGGCCTAACGTGGACAGCGGACCCTCCTTACCAGCTCCTCCCATGCCAGGGCTGGACAAGGGTGATGGGTTAGGCTTAGGTGGCGCCATGGGGACTGATGGCTGCAGGCTGGGCTTTGTTCGATCTGGGcctggggtgtgtgtgtctcagtgtgacATTGAATCCAATTTCTGCTTCAATGGAGGAGTGTGCACCGTGGTGGCAGGAATGGGAGCCTTCTGCAg GTGCAATGTGCAGGACTACATCTGGAACAAAGGCACGCGCTGCGATTGGGCGATCACAGAGTTCCAGGTgatgtgtgtggtggtgggcGTGTCCTCCCTGGtgctcatcctcctcttcatgATTATCGTGTTCTTTGCCAAAAGGCTGCACCGCCTCAAGAATGAGAACAGGCGCCTTCGCAAacgcag TAAGTACCGCCCACAGAGCAGCGAGCCACAGACGGACGGCCTCTCAGTTTCCACAACAGCCGACGGCTCGCAGCCAAACGTAAGGAAACTGTGTGACACCCCTCCTGCCGCTCCCCAAGCTCACACTCACAACCTGGCGTACTATGACAACATTATCTGTCAG GATGAGCCTCCGAAGCAGGAGGACCCAGCAAAGTCCCCACAACCCAAGGAAGAGGGATCAATGAACATCCTCAACTCTCATTCCCCCAAACATGAGAACAACCGCCCAACCTCTGTCGTCCACAACCACGGCCACACCCCGAACAACACAGAGGAGAACGCTGAG GATGGAGTCACTATTGGCCTGGAAGTACTCCTCCCCAAAGATGCCAAGCTCCACGCAGAGACCAGCCCGCCCCTTCAGTATGATGTCTTCCTCTACAAGGTTGCCAACAATGAAGACTCTTCCTCTCCCAGCCATGCCCCTCCCACTCACAGCGCCAACTCTTACTCCTCTCATCCCATGCCCAAATCGCCCAAGACACCCAAGTCGCCCAAGATGCCTAAGTCACCCAAATCACCCAAACACCCAACCAGTAACCGTGAACCCTTGTCCGGGAGGCACTCCTCACCTGGCCGTCACTCCTCACCTGGTCGCCACCCATCACCCAGTCGTCATTCTGTGCCTGGGTGTTATTCTTCCCCCACCTGCCATCCGTCCTCCCACCACTCTCCCTCCCAGTACAAATGCATGcctgcttcctcctccaccccGCCTCAGTTACGCAGGCCTAGAGGTCGGTCGCAAGCTCCAGGCTCAGAACACTCAATCACTGGGAGAGATTACCAGAGTGGACACATTCGTccatccccctcctcccctcaccTCACCCagcctcctccatcaccatccaGAGTCAAGTACAGCCCGGTCAGCACCCGGTCCCTGCCACCACTCTCCTGA
- the cspg5b gene encoding chondroitin sulfate proteoglycan 5b isoform X3 gives MARADSRLGTWQVLLTISMVIIPLSAHGRHSLARRHHHHNQSSVNKEALNTRMVLSDDSAEREHLIGAGLGLGAKLPLSSTKHHHSHKHAHLDIVEEDPPVGEELIAGGAGPDQPGNPLSDDVITVEFHSPAPDIVPSDVALDWAKAPKPQKQKGGDPTAWTLSDFYDYLSPDDDLSALDTTPEPEPTVSPLADMEDENPLLAGSPAVPDNVRPNVDSGPSLPAPPMPGLDKGDGLGLGGAMGTDGCRLGFVRSGPGVCVSQCDIESNFCFNGGVCTVVAGMGAFCRCNVQDYIWNKGTRCDWAITEFQVMCVVVGVSSLVLILLFMIIVFFAKRLHRLKNENRRLRKRSKYRPQSSEPQTDGLSVSTTADGSQPNDEPPKQEDPAKSPQPKEEGSMNILNSHSPKHENNRPTSVVHNHGHTPNNTEENAEDGVTIGLEVLLPKDAKLHAETSPPLQYDVFLYKVANNEDSSSPSHAPPTHSANSYSSHPMPKSPKTPKSPKMPKSPKSPKHPTSNREPLSGRHSSPGRHSSPGRHPSPSRHSVPGCYSSPTCHPSSHHSPSQYKCMPASSSTPPQLRRPRGRSQAPGSEHSITGRDYQSGHIRPSPSSPHLTQPPPSPSRVKYSPVSTRSLPPLS, from the exons GGAGGCATTCACTGGCCAGGCGCCATCATCACCATAACCAATCATCTGTCAACAAGGAGGCCTTGAACACCAGGATGGTGCTCAGTGATGACTCGGCAGAGAGGGAGCACCTGATCGGAGCAGGGCTCGGGCTCGGGGCTAAACTCCCACTCAGCTCCACCAAACATCACCATTCTCATAAACATGCCCACCTAGACATCGTAGAAGAGGACCCCCCTGTGGGGGAGGAGCTCATTGCAGGAGGGGCGGGTCCAGACCAGCCCGGAAACCCCTTGTCCGATGACGTCATCACTGTGGAGTTTCACAGCCCTGCGCCAGATATTGTGCCCTCTGATGTTGCTCTGGATTGGGCCAAAGCCCCAAAACCCCAGAAGCAAAAAGGGGGAGACCCTACTGCATGGACGCTTTCGGACTTTTACGACTACCTGTCCCCTGATGACGACCTCTCGGCGTTAGATACGACCCCAGAACCTGAGCCCACTGTTTCACCCCTGGCTGACATGGAGGATGAGAATCCTCTCCTGGCTGGTTCTCCTGCTGTTCCTGACAATGTGAGGCCTAACGTGGACAGCGGACCCTCCTTACCAGCTCCTCCCATGCCAGGGCTGGACAAGGGTGATGGGTTAGGCTTAGGTGGCGCCATGGGGACTGATGGCTGCAGGCTGGGCTTTGTTCGATCTGGGcctggggtgtgtgtgtctcagtgtgacATTGAATCCAATTTCTGCTTCAATGGAGGAGTGTGCACCGTGGTGGCAGGAATGGGAGCCTTCTGCAg GTGCAATGTGCAGGACTACATCTGGAACAAAGGCACGCGCTGCGATTGGGCGATCACAGAGTTCCAGGTgatgtgtgtggtggtgggcGTGTCCTCCCTGGtgctcatcctcctcttcatgATTATCGTGTTCTTTGCCAAAAGGCTGCACCGCCTCAAGAATGAGAACAGGCGCCTTCGCAAacgcag TAAGTACCGCCCACAGAGCAGCGAGCCACAGACGGACGGCCTCTCAGTTTCCACAACAGCCGACGGCTCGCAGCCAAAC GATGAGCCTCCGAAGCAGGAGGACCCAGCAAAGTCCCCACAACCCAAGGAAGAGGGATCAATGAACATCCTCAACTCTCATTCCCCCAAACATGAGAACAACCGCCCAACCTCTGTCGTCCACAACCACGGCCACACCCCGAACAACACAGAGGAGAACGCTGAG GATGGAGTCACTATTGGCCTGGAAGTACTCCTCCCCAAAGATGCCAAGCTCCACGCAGAGACCAGCCCGCCCCTTCAGTATGATGTCTTCCTCTACAAGGTTGCCAACAATGAAGACTCTTCCTCTCCCAGCCATGCCCCTCCCACTCACAGCGCCAACTCTTACTCCTCTCATCCCATGCCCAAATCGCCCAAGACACCCAAGTCGCCCAAGATGCCTAAGTCACCCAAATCACCCAAACACCCAACCAGTAACCGTGAACCCTTGTCCGGGAGGCACTCCTCACCTGGCCGTCACTCCTCACCTGGTCGCCACCCATCACCCAGTCGTCATTCTGTGCCTGGGTGTTATTCTTCCCCCACCTGCCATCCGTCCTCCCACCACTCTCCCTCCCAGTACAAATGCATGcctgcttcctcctccaccccGCCTCAGTTACGCAGGCCTAGAGGTCGGTCGCAAGCTCCAGGCTCAGAACACTCAATCACTGGGAGAGATTACCAGAGTGGACACATTCGTccatccccctcctcccctcaccTCACCCagcctcctccatcaccatccaGAGTCAAGTACAGCCCGGTCAGCACCCGGTCCCTGCCACCACTCTCCTGA